The following DNA comes from Leptospira neocaledonica.
GATTAAAGATGAGATGATTGTGGTAACTATGATATAAGCGCCAAACTTCATTCTTTCTGCAACGGCGCCCGAAACGATTGTGGCGGCAGTTCCGCAGAACATAAGTTGAAATAAAAAGAAAACGGAGATTTCCGGACTTGTTTTCGAAAAATCAGGAAAGAACATATCTTTTCCGACCCAACCATAATAGGTCGTGCCGAACATAAGTCCGAATCCTATTGAGTAGAAAACGAGGGTAGCAATTCCGAAATCCGTAATATTCTTAATTGCTACGTTGATCGAGTTTTTTGTTCGAGTAAGGCCGGATTCTAAACATAAAAATCCGGCCTGCATAAAAAATACCAATCCGGAAGAAAGAATGATCCAAAGAATGTCGAAACTCGTTTTAGGCATCGAATTTCTTATTTCATAAAATGATAAGCGAATTGGCAAGAAGCATTTCTGCCAATTCCATAATATACTAGTTTTTAAAGATGTGAGATAAACTCGGGCTCTCTATCCCAGCGATCATGTAACCCATCTAAGTAACTTACTGGAGCTGAAGCCCATTCCTTAGGGTCTAAATTATCCAAGGCGCCCAGATTGATCGCGATAAACTTTCCTCCTGCCTCCGGAATGTCTCCACCTCCGCCAATTCCTACTCCGCAATGTTTACAGAACATTCCGTCTATCCGAGTAGAATAAACGGTAATCTCTTTCTCACCCTCCAAATATTTAAAGTTTTCAGGTAAAGCCGAAGCACCCCAAAACCTTGCTTTTATACAACTTGTGCAGTTACATTTAAAGGTTCCTTGGGTTAGGTCGATCCAAACCTCGAAACGAACTTTCTTACAACGGCAACTTCCTAAGTATTTTTTTAAAGACATACGAATCCTTATGTAAATTGAAGCTCAAGGTTTTCTAAAGTACTGATCCAACCTTCTTTATGTCCTTCCATAGAACTTTCACTGGAAAGTTTTTCGTGTGTAAGAAT
Coding sequences within:
- a CDS encoding GFA family protein; the protein is MSLKKYLGSCRCKKVRFEVWIDLTQGTFKCNCTSCIKARFWGASALPENFKYLEGEKEITVYSTRIDGMFCKHCGVGIGGGGDIPEAGGKFIAINLGALDNLDPKEWASAPVSYLDGLHDRWDREPEFISHL